Proteins encoded within one genomic window of Microbacterium soli:
- a CDS encoding type II secretion system F family protein — translation MTLLLGSLLGAGLLLGAAPWLWPPRPDRAPRPMRRGRLRRLLEEAGMSRISTRALVVAMTAAGAVAASVVWLITALPVLAVLAALAAAAAPVLHLRGRRLRLRRARRQLWPDVCDLLVAAIRVGLSLPDAVASLADSAPPAVRPAFSMFARDLHATGRFESSLDRLKTALADPIADRIAETLRMARQVGGTELTGVLRALSASVRADAALRGEVEARQSWIRGAAVLGAVAPWVILGLLVMRPEGRDAYASGEGVIVIIVGAAVSTFAHRIMLRIGRLPEPERWFG, via the coding sequence ATGACCCTGCTGCTGGGCTCTCTGCTGGGAGCGGGCCTGCTGCTGGGCGCGGCCCCCTGGCTGTGGCCTCCCCGCCCGGATCGCGCGCCACGTCCGATGCGTCGGGGCCGGCTCCGACGCCTGCTGGAGGAGGCCGGAATGTCCCGGATCTCCACGCGCGCACTCGTGGTGGCGATGACCGCAGCGGGAGCAGTCGCGGCATCCGTCGTCTGGCTCATCACGGCGTTGCCCGTCCTGGCGGTCCTCGCGGCGCTGGCCGCCGCGGCGGCACCCGTACTGCATCTGCGGGGTCGCAGACTGCGACTGCGCAGGGCCAGGCGGCAGTTGTGGCCCGACGTGTGCGACCTGCTCGTGGCCGCCATCCGTGTCGGGCTCTCGTTGCCGGATGCCGTCGCGAGCCTCGCCGACTCCGCACCGCCCGCCGTGCGCCCCGCCTTCTCGATGTTCGCTCGCGACCTGCACGCGACCGGACGGTTCGAGTCGAGTCTTGATCGTCTCAAGACGGCACTGGCCGACCCGATCGCCGATCGCATCGCGGAGACGCTGCGGATGGCCAGGCAGGTCGGCGGCACGGAGCTGACCGGGGTGCTGCGGGCACTGTCCGCCTCGGTGCGGGCGGATGCCGCACTGCGCGGGGAGGTCGAGGCGCGGCAGTCGTGGATCCGCGGCGCGGCCGTGCTGGGGGCGGTGGCCCCCTGGGTGATCCTGGGCCTGTTGGTGATGCGCCCCGAGGGGCGGGACGCATACGCGAGCGGGGAGGGCGTCATCGTCATCATCGTCGGCGCCGCGGTGTCGACGTTCGCCCATCGCATCATGCTGCGCATCGGCCGGCTTCCCGAACCCGAGCGGTGGTTCGGGTGA